From Channa argus isolate prfri chromosome 18, Channa argus male v1.0, whole genome shotgun sequence, the proteins below share one genomic window:
- the LOC137103619 gene encoding inactive tyrosine-protein kinase PRAG1 encodes MSACSDFAEHVWKPGSCKNCFNPLSAHKTVGGLDGSAPATCYKSSLGGEEEAGVTSPSPYSKPTIAVKPTMMSLDTNESTDVNMNIEQENTKSPVECLGLKKLLDLSSLYIDSNGCNKAHKEAVLQSPEPKIEYNSCFSLAPLSPNILPKDSMIISSIFVTQEEGRGSQSLKKSTNGETCRQQNSTTAMRTKSTYNGSGATTRADHQESHQASVNTPLTVDIVSSSPVSIDISGISTMSTATVTTKTFSTSTTSPTTSEATLSCSPLHSVTILSKQTGLLDSSCSHHSGRDSLPGAERSGERPLCPQEVSCECPQSPNAPGSPQSSPNSPNGQLGSEPIYAESTKKKRRPQGDGLQTQPESPNQSKNSSSSELELSGDNQRATITVMAAHTEENNRTFYLSSPDSAVSTQCHFSPTACKDPSSPAFLWPSPSHSAPSLATDPSLTPILHHKPQSSPPIPPKRNTRSPKLGASSLSSSMSSPVPLPELPKLGISSLSQSTSSPVPLSELPMLFLVSAREGHFKVHTENHSTTSERWNKPYHNSSGWNCRIEEEEEEDERERKEGEKKKPAASARTTSQLTGLVNGSAVRKESRDWKALSSPPPMTEPGTAPSPVLNNGACQGETESIGAEEEGKHNRSMPAKQPLHGGSSELPAAGKGAVNNDPNPPPPPPKKLHRVGSKMSGSNMELDRCTQQALVESPSSSPWGVPTSSTDNLTADAGSRDAARRSCSSPFPRSPVPSAPGSPHLSSFNSLSNQPPPLPEKKLVNRTVSAPDGANGRPFVRAYPRLPFTGSENNVCRTTDVSSRSSLPSSPVDPRPIFSSNESLEQCKTSQGRPLRSRTLDEPVKTPGRLGIHCRLTCSSSPQLSVPLSASESGKAPNLGSSLQLQTLLSNMDSREGVYSKLGGLYAESLRRLALKCEDHFTRSQRNPLKFDESNWSLFRLTSNKPSCNAGDAVYYSAACASDPSNSYAVKICKSPTTEAKQGHLYGLSVQQNMPPQFNLQQDCGHFLACVPQSMLPSDEVSLPNPPASLVPQSSTFTRGQQVEWERVVVITPEIPQQTASDFVREWESFHKTQPEVYERRVCFLLLQLCNGLEHLKEHGVTHRDICLENLLLVPHHRRPSQFLQQNNNDSVTSNVSGDVDIQRHLPRLLVSNFAKAKRRSSEDAASIGVDPRIKRDHARLAPEIVSAAQYRKFDEFQTGILIYELLHQPNPFEVSPALKEQDYRCEDLPTIPSVSLYSEGLQKLAQLLLQPDPIKRIHIQEAKRILQSLLWGPRKDLMEQQLERHGHGGGFVDGSRHEGLLNWLDVKRALLMMKFAERSLEPERNAELEDWLCCQYFSSAHPLSLCHTAELLYSLK; translated from the exons ATGTCAGCGTGCAGCGACTTTGCAGAACACGTGTGGAAACCCGGCTCTTGTAAGAACTGCTTCAACCCGCTTAGTGCACACAAGACTGTCGGCGGCCTAGATGGCAGTGCGCCAGCCACTTGTTATAAGAGCAGCCTGGGAGGCGAGGAAGAAGCTGGAGTAACATCGCCTTCACCCTACAGCAAGCCAACCATCGCCGTCAAGCCCACTATGATGAGCCTTGATACCAACGAGTCGACTGATGTCAACATGAACATAGAACAG GAGAACACAAAAAGCCCAGTTGAGTGTTTAGGCCTAAAGAAGCTCTTGGACCTGTCGTCTTTATATATTGATAGTAATGGCTGCAACAAGGCCCATAAAGAGGCAGTTCTTCAAAGTCCTGAACCCAAGATTGAATACAACAGCTGCTTCTCTTTGGCTCCCCTGTCCCCCAATATCCTGCCTAAAGACTCCATGATCATTAGCAGTATCTTTGTCACCCAGGAGGAGGGCAGAGGTTCTCAGAGTTTAAAGAAGAGCACAAATGGAGAGACCTGTAGACAGCAGAATAGTACAACTGCTATGAGAACAAAGAGCACTTATAATGGAAGTGGCGCAACAACCAGGGCAGATCATCAGGAATCCCATCAGGCATCTGTGAATACACCCTTGACAGTGGATATTGTCTCTTCCAGTCCTGTCTCAATTGATATCAGTGGTATCAGCACTATGAGTACTGCTACAGTTACCACTAAGACCTTCAGCACTTCTACCACTTCCCCTACCACAAGTGAGGCCACCCTTAGCTGCAGTCCACTACACTCTGTTACCATCCTGTCTAAACAGACCGGCCTACTGGACTCCTCTTGTTCTCATCATAGTGGTAGAGATTCACTTCCTGGGGCAGAGAGGTCAGGAGAAAGACCCCTGTGTCCCCAAGAAGTCAGTTGTGAGTGTCCCCAAAGTCCAAATGCTCCAGGTAGTCCACAGTCATCTCCCAACTCTCCTAATGGACAGCTAGGGTCTGAACCCATTTATGCTGAGAGCACCAAGAAAAAGCGCAGGCCGCAAGGGGATGGGCTGCAAACTCAACCTGAGTCTCCAAACCAGAGTAAAAACTCATCAAGCTCTGAGCTTGAGCTTTCAGGAGACAATCAACGGGCCACTATCACTGTTATGGCTGCTCACACAGAGGAGAACAACAGGACGTTCTACCTGAGCAGCCCAGATTCAGCTGTGAGCACCCAGTGCCACTTTAGCCCCACAGCATGTAAAGATCCCAGCAGTCCAGCCTTCCTTTGGCCAAGCCCCAGCCACAGTGCACCTTCTTTGGCCACAGATCCCAGCCTCACTCCAATTCTCCACCACAAGCCTCAGTCTAGTCCACCAATTCCTCCAAAAAGGAACACCCGCTCCCCAAAACTGGGAGCCTCTAGTCTTTCATCGTCCATGTCTTCTCCAGTCCCTCTTCCTGAACTTCCCAAACTGGGCATCTCCAGCCTCTCACAGTCTACCTCGTctcctgtccctctctctgAACTCCCAATGCTTTTCCTTGTCTCTGCTAGAGAGGGCCACTTCAAGGTCCACACAGAGAACCACAGCACAACATCTGAACGCTGGAACAAGCCTTATCACAATAGTTCTGGCTGGAACTGCCGCattgaggaggaagaggaggaagatgagcgGGAGCGCAAAGAGGGGGAGAAGAAGAAGCCAGCCGCCAGCGCAAGGACAACCTCTCAGTTGACAGGCCTGGTCAATGGTTCCGCTGTCCGGAAGGAAAGCAGGGACTGGAAGGCCCTCAGCAGCCCCCCTCCAATGACCGAGCCAGGCACGGCCCCCTCGCCTGTCCTCAACAATGGTGCCTGtcagggagagacagaaagcaTCGGtgcagaggaggagggaaagcATAACAGGAGCATGCCGGCCAAGCAACCGTTGCACGGCGGTTCATCGGAGCTGCCAGCAGCAGGGAAAGGAGCTGTCAACAATGACCCTAAtccaccacccccaccacccAAGAAACTGCACag AGTGGGCAGTAAGATGAGTGGCAGCAATATGGAGCTGGACCGTTGCACCCAGCAAGCGCTAGTAGAGAGCCCAAGTTCATCTCCGTGGGGGGTGCCCACTTCCTCCACTGACAACCTGACTGCTGACGCTG GTTCTCGGGATGCTGCACGAAGATCATGTTCCTCTCCATTTCCCAGAAGTCCTGTGCCCTCAGCTCCAGGGTCTCCTCACCTATCTTCTTTTAACAGCTTAAGTAACCAGCCACCTCCGCTCCCGGAGAAAAAACTGGTCAACCGCACCGTGTCAGCTCCTGATGGTGCAAACGGAAGACCCTTTGTGCGAGCCTACCCACGCCTCCCTTTCACTGGCTCAGAGAACAACGTGTGCCGAACCACTGATGTCAGCTCCCGGTCCAGTTTACCGTCAAGTCCTGTTGACCCACGACCCATTTTCTCCTCCAATGAATCTCTTGAGCAATGTAAAACTTCGCAAGGCCGACCCTTGAGGTCTCGGACACTGGATGAGCCAGTGAAGACCCCTGGGCGTCTCGGCATCCACTGCCGACTGACCTGCTCCTCTTCTCCTCAGCTCAGCGTGCCCTTGTCAGCCTCAGAATCGGGTAAGGCACCAAATTTGGGCTCCAGCCTGCAGCTCCAGACCCTACTGAGTAACATGGACAGTAGAGAGGGAGTGTACTCCAAACTGGGAGGCCTGTATGCAGAGTCTCTGCGGCGCTTGGCCCTAAAATGTGAAGATCACTTCACCCGCTCCCAGAGGAACCCACTCAAGTTTGATGAGAGCAACTGGTCTTTGTTCAGGCTCACATCTAACAAGCCGAGCTGCAACGCAGGAGATGCTGTGTACTACTCTGCTGCCTGTGCCTCAGACCCCAGCAACTCCTATGCCGTGAAG ATCTGCAAGAGTCCAACCACGGAGGCCAAACAGGGCCATCTCTACGGTCTGTCAGTGCAACAGAACATGCCTCCCCAATTCAACCTCCAGCAGGACTGTGGTCACTTTCTGGCTTGTGTTCCGCAGAGTATGCTACCTTCGGATGAAGTATCTCTTCCCAACCCACCTGCTTCATTGGTGCCTCAGTCCTCCACATTTACACGTGGCCAACAGGTAGAGTGGGAGCGAGTGGTGGTCATTACCCCTGAGATTCCCCAGCAAACAGCATCTGACTTTGTTCGGGAGTGGGAGTCATTCCATAAAACCCAACCAGAGGTCTACGAGCGCCGCGTTtgcttcctcctcctgcagctctgcaatGGCCTGGAGCACTTGAAGGAGCATGGAGTTACACACCGCGACATTTGCCTAGAAAATCTGTTGTTGGTGCCTCATCACCGCAGGCCTTCTCAGTTCctccaacaaaacaacaatgacagCGTCACCAGTAATGTTTCTGGTGATGTGGATATTCAGCGACATCTTCCCCGGCTCCTCGTCAGCAACTTTGCTAAGGCCAAGCGTCGCTCTTCAGAGGACGCTGCTTCAATCGGCGTGGATCCTCGTATCAAACGTGACCATGCCAGGTTGGCACCTGAAATTGTTTCAGCTGCCCAGTATCGCAAGTTTGATGAGTTTCAGACGGGCATTTTGATCTATGAGCTCCTCCACCAACCCAACCCTTTTGAGGTGAGCCCAGCACTGAAAGAACAAGACTACCGCTGTGAAGACTTACCCACCATCCCCTCTGTATCCCTTTACTCAGAAGGACTTCAGAAACTGGCCCAACTCCTGCTCCAGCCTGACCCCATCAAACGCATCCACATCCAGGAGGCCAAGCGCATACTGCAGAGCCTGCTCTGGGGCCCCAGGAAGGACCTAAtggagcagcagctggagaGACATGGACACGGGGGAGGCTTTGTCGATGGATCTCGACATGAGGGCCTCCTCAACTGGCTGGATGTGAAACGGGCCCTGTTGATGATGAAGTTTGCAGAGCGCTCTCTGGAGCCTGAGAGGAATGCAGAGCTGGAGGACTGGTTGTGCTGTCAGTACTTTTCATCGGCtcatcctctgtctctctgccatACTGCTGAACTGCTCTATTCACTAAAGTAA
- the edf1 gene encoding endothelial differentiation-related factor 1 homolog — MAESDWDTVTVLRKKGPTAAQAKSKQAITAAQRRGEDVETTKKWSAGQNKQHLVTKNTAKLDRETEELHHERVPLEVGKVIQQGRQERGMTQKDLATKINEKPQVIADYESGKAIPNNQVLGKLERALGKKLRGRDIGQPLEANPKKK; from the exons ATGGCAGAGAGCGACTGGGATACCGTGACTGTCTTGAGGAAGAAAGGGCCGACTGCTGCCCAGGCCAAATCCAAGCAG gctatCACCGCTGCGCAGAGACGAGGGGAGGATGTTGAGAcaaccaagaaat GGTCTGCGGGGCAAAATAAACAGCATCTTGTGACAAAGAACACAGCCAAACTtgacagggagacagaggagcTACATCATGAAAGGGTTCCACTGGAAGTGGGCAAGGTCATTCAGCAAGGCAGACAAGAGAGAGGAATGACCCAGAAAGACCTGGCCACT aaaataaatgagaagcCTCAAGTCATTGCAGACTATGAGAGTGGCAAAGCAATTCCCAACAATCAGGTCCTGGGCAAGCTAGAGAGAGCACTTGGTAAGAAGCTGCGTGGAAGGGATATTGGCCAACCACTGGAGGCAAACCCCAAGAAGAAATGA